The following are encoded in a window of Anopheles stephensi strain Indian chromosome X, UCI_ANSTEP_V1.0, whole genome shotgun sequence genomic DNA:
- the LOC118517411 gene encoding glutamate receptor ionotropic, kainate 2-like isoform X1, which translates to MVLRRARWKPSFRFAVVLLWPLVIGGTVGAYHGDLDETVEHIKIGGLFDGATEDAELAFQYAVEAVNNEKLSYSNYQLEAQAVQVKYGDQFDASKKLCRLLKTGVAGIFGPSSPKSALHVQSVCDEKEMPHIETRWDAYTKLPTLNLHPHPHIMGRVFLDLVVAFEWKSFTILYESGPWLPSIADLLKMYDPKGYTVTVRQLDLRLNGNYRAVLRRVKLSEDKRIILACSIDAMPEVLKQAQQVGLLTDHHQLIITSLDLHTIDLEPYQYSGTNITGIRLIDPEEEKIKQVAEFLNASQIAKTLELQDGLNPAKMRVETALMYDAVLLFAEALKHLIGTEPAHPLEPISLRCDDSTTWKNGYSVINYMKSSTIHGLTRSIRFDHQGHRSDFLLDVVELGPAGLEKVGVWNSTEGLNFTRKKEQTLLAFDDGTLQNRTFLVLTAISPPYGMLKDSPVKLTGNERFEGFGIDLIHELSLMLGFNYTFILQEDGVYGSLNRDTKKWNGMVLELLEWRADLAITDLTITSDRESAVDFTMPFMNLGISILFRKPTKEPPSLFSFMSPFSKQVWLYLGGAYMMVSMSLFILGRISPKEWDNPYPCIEEPEELENQFSFSNSMWFTIGALLQQGSEIAPKAPATRAVASIWWFFTLIMVSSYTANLAAFLTVEQVVSPISNAEDLAAAGGTIKYGAKRDGSTISFFKDAEYGTYAKMYQYMMANQDLLTSSNPEGLQRVKTENYAFLMESTSIEYIVERECDVTQIGGLLDDKGYGIAMRKNSPYRSALSEAVLRLQEQGVLTSLKRKWWKEKRGGGACSNTMEEGGALALELANVGGVFVLLIVGCVAALFVSFCEMLCDVHSRTRELKQSTSDDGAEELGMDNVGGVFFVLFVGCSFASLFGCCELFFVVANRARRHKVPFREELMAEMRFVAKCHGNTKPVRHRKSSSASGQNSLASGIDSADQSVTSSKQDISGPAVVQEASGGGHQRKQNGGKSALNGNARKEMLND; encoded by the exons ATGGTGCTCCGTAGAGCGCGTTGGAAGCCTTCCTTCCGATTCGCTGTCGTGCTACTGTGGCCGCTAGTGATCGGCGGAACTGTTGGTGCTTATCATGGAGATCTTGATGAGACGGTGGAGCACATTAAGATTG GTGGATTGTTTGATGGAGCCACGGAAGATGCGGAACTCGCCTTCCAGTACGCGGTCGAGGCGGTTAACAACGAGAAGCTGTCCTACTCCAACTATCAACTAGAGGCCCAGGCAGTGCAGGTTAAATATGGTGACCAGTTTGATGCATCGAAGAAGCTATGCCGTCTGCTGAAG ACAGGAGTGGCTGGCATTTTTGGCCCATCCTCACCCAAATCAGCCTTGCACGTGCAGAGCGTGTGCGACGAGAAGGAGATGCCCCATATCGAGACGCGCTGGGATGCGTACACCAAGCTGCCGACGCTGAACCTTCACCCCCATCCACACATCATGGGACGCGTCTTCCTCGATCTGGTGGTAGCGTTCGAGTGGAAGTCCTTTACCATTCTATACGAATCTGGCCCATGGTTGCCGAGCATTGCCGACCTGCTGAAGATGTACGACCCGAAAGGCTACACGGTGACGGTTCGCCAGCTAGACCTGCGACTGAACGGTAACTACCGTGCCGTGTTAAGACGCGTCAAGCTGTCGGAGGACAAGCGTATCATACTCGCCTGCTCGATAGATGCAATGCCCGAGGTGTTGAAGCAAGCGCAGCAGGTGGGCCTGCTAACAGATCACCATCAACTCATTATCACCTCACTCGACCTGCACACAATCGATCTCGAGCCGTATCAGTACAGCGGTACCAACATTACCGGCATACGGTTGATCGatccggaggaggaaaaaatcaAGCAGGTAGCAGAGTTTCTCAACGCGTCACAGATCGCCAAAACGCTGGAGCTGCAGGACGGGCTAAACCCGGCAAAGATGCGTGTCGAAACGGCACTCATGTACGATGCGGTGTTGCTGTTTGCGGAAGCACTTAAGCATTTGATCGGCACCGAACCGGCCCATCCACTCGAACCGATCTCGCTCAGGTGTGATGATTCTACCACGTGGAAGAATGGGTACAGCGTGATCAACTACATGAAAAGTTCCACCATCCATGGATTAACGCGCAGCATCCGGTTTGACCATCAAGGGCACCGGTCGGACTTTCTGCTCGATGTTGTCGAGCTCGGACCGGCCGGACTCGAGAAGGTTGGCGTGTGGAACTCTACCGAGGGACTCAACTTCACGCGCAAGAAGGAGCAAACGCTACTCGCGTTTGATGACGGTACGCTCCAGAATCGTACCTTTCTCGTACTAACAGCTATC TCACCACCGTACGGCATGCTCAAGGACTCTCCCGTGAAGCTTACCGGCAATGAACGTTTCGAGGGTTTCGGTATCGATCTCATCCACGAGCTATCGCTAATGCTCGGCTTCAACTACACCTTCATACTGCAGGAGGATGGTGTGTACGGATCGCTCAACCGAGATACCAAGAAATGGAACGGTATGGTTCTGGAGCTGCTCGAATGG CGAGCCGACCTGGCCATCACCGATCTCACTATCACGTCCGATCGCGAGAGTGCCGTCGACTTCACGATGCCCTTCATGAATCTCGGTATTTCGATCCTGTTCCGGAAGCCGACCAAGGAACCACCGTCACTGTTCTCCTTCATGTCACCGTTCTCGAAGCAGGTGTGGCTGTATCTCGGCGGTGCCTACATGATGGTATCCATGTCGCTCTTCATTCTTGGCCGCATCTCACCGAAGGAGTGGGACAATCCTTACCCGTGCATCGAAGAACCGGAAGAGCTGGAGAACCAGTTTAGCTTCAGCAACTCGATGTGGTTCACGATCGGTGCGCTGCTGCAACAGGGTTCCGAAATTGCACCCAA gGCTCCAGCAACACGTGCCGTCGCCTCGATATGGTGGTTCTTTACACTAATCATGGTATCGTCGTACACCGCCAATCTAGCCGCCTTCCTGACGGTAGAACAGGTCGTCTCGCCGATCAGTAACGCGGAAGATCTGGCAGCTGCCGGTGGCACTATTAAGTACGGCGCAAAGCGAGACGGTAGCACGATCAGCTTCTTCAAGGATGCCGAGTACGGTACGTATGCCAAGATGTACCAGTACATGATGGCCAACCAGGATCTGCTTACCTCGTCCAATCCGGAGGGTTTGCAGCGCGTCAAGACGGAAAACTACGCCTTTCTGATGGAGTCCACCTCGATCGAATATATTGTGGAGCGGGAGTGTGATGTCACGCAAATCGGTGGACTGCTAGACGATAAGGGATATGGCATTGCAATGCGCAAGA ATTCACCGTACCGTAGTGCGCTCAGTGAGGCGGTGCTACGTCTGCAGGAGCAAGGTGTCCTAACCTCACTCAAACGCAAATGGTGGAAGGAGaagcgtggtggtggtgcctgCTCG AACACGATGGAGGAGGGCGGTGCACTTGCGCTCGAGCTCGCAAACGTAGGCGGCGTCTTCGTGCTGCTGATCGTGGGCTGCGTCGCAGCACTGTTCGTCAGCTTCTGCGAGATGCTCTGCGATGTGCATAGCCGTACGCGTGAACTGAAG CAAAGTACTAGCGACGACGGTGCGGAGGAGCTTGGCATGGACAATGTTGGTGGCGTATTTTTTGTCCTCTTTGTCGGCTGCTCATTCGCCAGCCTGTTTGGCTGCTGTGAGCTGTTCTTCGTCGTTGCGAACCGTGCTAGACGGCACAAG GTACCGTTCCGTGAGGAACTCATGGCCGAAATGCGCTTCGTTGCCAAATGTCACGGCAACACCAAACCGGTCCGACATCGGAAAAGCTCGTCCGCCTCTGGACAGAACTCACTCGCCTCGGGCATCGATTCGGCGGACCAGTCGGTCACCTCCAGCAAGCAGGACATTTCCGGCCCGGCCGTTGTGCAGGAAGCTTCCGGTGGTGGTCACCAGCGAAAGCAAAACGGTGGAAAGTCGGCACTCAACGGTAACGCTCGGAAGGAAATGTTGAATGACTAG
- the LOC118517411 gene encoding glutamate receptor ionotropic, kainate 2-like isoform X3, translating to MVLRRARWKPSFRFAVVLLWPLVIGGTVGAYHGDLDETVEHIKIGGLFDGATEDAELAFQYAVEAVNNEKLSYSNYQLEAQAVQVKYGDQFDASKKLCRLLKTGVAGIFGPSSPKSALHVQSVCDEKEMPHIETRWDAYTKLPTLNLHPHPHIMGRVFLDLVVAFEWKSFTILYESGPWLPSIADLLKMYDPKGYTVTVRQLDLRLNGNYRAVLRRVKLSEDKRIILACSIDAMPEVLKQAQQVGLLTDHHQLIITSLDLHTIDLEPYQYSGTNITGIRLIDPEEEKIKQVAEFLNASQIAKTLELQDGLNPAKMRVETALMYDAVLLFAEALKHLIGTEPAHPLEPISLRCDDSTTWKNGYSVINYMKSSTIHGLTRSIRFDHQGHRSDFLLDVVELGPAGLEKVGVWNSTEGLNFTRKKEQTLLAFDDGTLQNRTFLVLTAISPPYGMLKDSPVKLTGNERFEGFGIDLIHELSLMLGFNYTFILQEDGVYGSLNRDTKKWNGMVLELLEWRADLAITDLTITSDRESAVDFTMPFMNLGISILFRKPTKEPPSLFSFMSPFSKQVWLYLGGAYMMVSMSLFILGRISPKEWDNPYPCIEEPEELENQFSFSNSMWFTIGALLQQGSEIAPKAPATRAVASIWWFFTLIMVSSYTANLAAFLTVEQVVSPISNAEDLAAAGGTIKYGAKRDGSTISFFKDAEYGTYAKMYQYMMANQDLLTSSNPEGLQRVKTENYAFLMESTSIEYIVERECDVTQIGGLLDDKGYGIAMRKNSPYRSALSEAVLRLQEQGVLTSLKRKWWKEKRGGGACSQSTSDDGAEELGMDNVGGVFFVLFVGCSFASLFGCCELFFVVANRARRHKVPFREELMAEMRFVAKCHGNTKPVRHRKSSSASGQNSLASGIDSADQSVTSSKQDISGPAVVQEASGGGHQRKQNGGKSALNGNARKEMLND from the exons ATGGTGCTCCGTAGAGCGCGTTGGAAGCCTTCCTTCCGATTCGCTGTCGTGCTACTGTGGCCGCTAGTGATCGGCGGAACTGTTGGTGCTTATCATGGAGATCTTGATGAGACGGTGGAGCACATTAAGATTG GTGGATTGTTTGATGGAGCCACGGAAGATGCGGAACTCGCCTTCCAGTACGCGGTCGAGGCGGTTAACAACGAGAAGCTGTCCTACTCCAACTATCAACTAGAGGCCCAGGCAGTGCAGGTTAAATATGGTGACCAGTTTGATGCATCGAAGAAGCTATGCCGTCTGCTGAAG ACAGGAGTGGCTGGCATTTTTGGCCCATCCTCACCCAAATCAGCCTTGCACGTGCAGAGCGTGTGCGACGAGAAGGAGATGCCCCATATCGAGACGCGCTGGGATGCGTACACCAAGCTGCCGACGCTGAACCTTCACCCCCATCCACACATCATGGGACGCGTCTTCCTCGATCTGGTGGTAGCGTTCGAGTGGAAGTCCTTTACCATTCTATACGAATCTGGCCCATGGTTGCCGAGCATTGCCGACCTGCTGAAGATGTACGACCCGAAAGGCTACACGGTGACGGTTCGCCAGCTAGACCTGCGACTGAACGGTAACTACCGTGCCGTGTTAAGACGCGTCAAGCTGTCGGAGGACAAGCGTATCATACTCGCCTGCTCGATAGATGCAATGCCCGAGGTGTTGAAGCAAGCGCAGCAGGTGGGCCTGCTAACAGATCACCATCAACTCATTATCACCTCACTCGACCTGCACACAATCGATCTCGAGCCGTATCAGTACAGCGGTACCAACATTACCGGCATACGGTTGATCGatccggaggaggaaaaaatcaAGCAGGTAGCAGAGTTTCTCAACGCGTCACAGATCGCCAAAACGCTGGAGCTGCAGGACGGGCTAAACCCGGCAAAGATGCGTGTCGAAACGGCACTCATGTACGATGCGGTGTTGCTGTTTGCGGAAGCACTTAAGCATTTGATCGGCACCGAACCGGCCCATCCACTCGAACCGATCTCGCTCAGGTGTGATGATTCTACCACGTGGAAGAATGGGTACAGCGTGATCAACTACATGAAAAGTTCCACCATCCATGGATTAACGCGCAGCATCCGGTTTGACCATCAAGGGCACCGGTCGGACTTTCTGCTCGATGTTGTCGAGCTCGGACCGGCCGGACTCGAGAAGGTTGGCGTGTGGAACTCTACCGAGGGACTCAACTTCACGCGCAAGAAGGAGCAAACGCTACTCGCGTTTGATGACGGTACGCTCCAGAATCGTACCTTTCTCGTACTAACAGCTATC TCACCACCGTACGGCATGCTCAAGGACTCTCCCGTGAAGCTTACCGGCAATGAACGTTTCGAGGGTTTCGGTATCGATCTCATCCACGAGCTATCGCTAATGCTCGGCTTCAACTACACCTTCATACTGCAGGAGGATGGTGTGTACGGATCGCTCAACCGAGATACCAAGAAATGGAACGGTATGGTTCTGGAGCTGCTCGAATGG CGAGCCGACCTGGCCATCACCGATCTCACTATCACGTCCGATCGCGAGAGTGCCGTCGACTTCACGATGCCCTTCATGAATCTCGGTATTTCGATCCTGTTCCGGAAGCCGACCAAGGAACCACCGTCACTGTTCTCCTTCATGTCACCGTTCTCGAAGCAGGTGTGGCTGTATCTCGGCGGTGCCTACATGATGGTATCCATGTCGCTCTTCATTCTTGGCCGCATCTCACCGAAGGAGTGGGACAATCCTTACCCGTGCATCGAAGAACCGGAAGAGCTGGAGAACCAGTTTAGCTTCAGCAACTCGATGTGGTTCACGATCGGTGCGCTGCTGCAACAGGGTTCCGAAATTGCACCCAA gGCTCCAGCAACACGTGCCGTCGCCTCGATATGGTGGTTCTTTACACTAATCATGGTATCGTCGTACACCGCCAATCTAGCCGCCTTCCTGACGGTAGAACAGGTCGTCTCGCCGATCAGTAACGCGGAAGATCTGGCAGCTGCCGGTGGCACTATTAAGTACGGCGCAAAGCGAGACGGTAGCACGATCAGCTTCTTCAAGGATGCCGAGTACGGTACGTATGCCAAGATGTACCAGTACATGATGGCCAACCAGGATCTGCTTACCTCGTCCAATCCGGAGGGTTTGCAGCGCGTCAAGACGGAAAACTACGCCTTTCTGATGGAGTCCACCTCGATCGAATATATTGTGGAGCGGGAGTGTGATGTCACGCAAATCGGTGGACTGCTAGACGATAAGGGATATGGCATTGCAATGCGCAAGA ATTCACCGTACCGTAGTGCGCTCAGTGAGGCGGTGCTACGTCTGCAGGAGCAAGGTGTCCTAACCTCACTCAAACGCAAATGGTGGAAGGAGaagcgtggtggtggtgcctgCTCG CAAAGTACTAGCGACGACGGTGCGGAGGAGCTTGGCATGGACAATGTTGGTGGCGTATTTTTTGTCCTCTTTGTCGGCTGCTCATTCGCCAGCCTGTTTGGCTGCTGTGAGCTGTTCTTCGTCGTTGCGAACCGTGCTAGACGGCACAAG GTACCGTTCCGTGAGGAACTCATGGCCGAAATGCGCTTCGTTGCCAAATGTCACGGCAACACCAAACCGGTCCGACATCGGAAAAGCTCGTCCGCCTCTGGACAGAACTCACTCGCCTCGGGCATCGATTCGGCGGACCAGTCGGTCACCTCCAGCAAGCAGGACATTTCCGGCCCGGCCGTTGTGCAGGAAGCTTCCGGTGGTGGTCACCAGCGAAAGCAAAACGGTGGAAAGTCGGCACTCAACGGTAACGCTCGGAAGGAAATGTTGAATGACTAG
- the LOC118517411 gene encoding glutamate receptor ionotropic, kainate 2-like isoform X2, translating to MVLRRARWKPSFRFAVVLLWPLVIGGTVGAYHGDLDETVEHIKIGGLFDGATEDAELAFQYAVEAVNNEKLSYSNYQLEAQAVQVKYGDQFDASKKLCRLLKTGVAGIFGPSSPKSALHVQSVCDEKEMPHIETRWDAYTKLPTLNLHPHPHIMGRVFLDLVVAFEWKSFTILYESGPWLPSIADLLKMYDPKGYTVTVRQLDLRLNGNYRAVLRRVKLSEDKRIILACSIDAMPEVLKQAQQVGLLTDHHQLIITSLDLHTIDLEPYQYSGTNITGIRLIDPEEEKIKQVAEFLNASQIAKTLELQDGLNPAKMRVETALMYDAVLLFAEALKHLIGTEPAHPLEPISLRCDDSTTWKNGYSVINYMKSSTIHGLTRSIRFDHQGHRSDFLLDVVELGPAGLEKVGVWNSTEGLNFTRKKEQTLLAFDDGTLQNRTFLVLTAISPPYGMLKDSPVKLTGNERFEGFGIDLIHELSLMLGFNYTFILQEDGVYGSLNRDTKKWNGMVLELLEWRADLAITDLTITSDRESAVDFTMPFMNLGISILFRKPTKEPPSLFSFMSPFSKQVWLYLGGAYMMVSMSLFILGRISPKEWDNPYPCIEEPEELENQFSFSNSMWFTIGALLQQGSEIAPKAPATRAVASIWWFFTLIMVSSYTANLAAFLTVEQVVSPISNAEDLAAAGGTIKYGAKRDGSTISFFKDAEYGTYAKMYQYMMANQDLLTSSNPEGLQRVKTENYAFLMESTSIEYIVERECDVTQIGGLLDDKGYGIAMRKNSPYRSALSEAVLRLQEQGVLTSLKRKWWKEKRGGGACSNTMEEGGALALELANVGGVFVLLIVGCVAALFVSFCEMLCDVHSRTRELKVPFREELMAEMRFVAKCHGNTKPVRHRKSSSASGQNSLASGIDSADQSVTSSKQDISGPAVVQEASGGGHQRKQNGGKSALNGNARKEMLND from the exons ATGGTGCTCCGTAGAGCGCGTTGGAAGCCTTCCTTCCGATTCGCTGTCGTGCTACTGTGGCCGCTAGTGATCGGCGGAACTGTTGGTGCTTATCATGGAGATCTTGATGAGACGGTGGAGCACATTAAGATTG GTGGATTGTTTGATGGAGCCACGGAAGATGCGGAACTCGCCTTCCAGTACGCGGTCGAGGCGGTTAACAACGAGAAGCTGTCCTACTCCAACTATCAACTAGAGGCCCAGGCAGTGCAGGTTAAATATGGTGACCAGTTTGATGCATCGAAGAAGCTATGCCGTCTGCTGAAG ACAGGAGTGGCTGGCATTTTTGGCCCATCCTCACCCAAATCAGCCTTGCACGTGCAGAGCGTGTGCGACGAGAAGGAGATGCCCCATATCGAGACGCGCTGGGATGCGTACACCAAGCTGCCGACGCTGAACCTTCACCCCCATCCACACATCATGGGACGCGTCTTCCTCGATCTGGTGGTAGCGTTCGAGTGGAAGTCCTTTACCATTCTATACGAATCTGGCCCATGGTTGCCGAGCATTGCCGACCTGCTGAAGATGTACGACCCGAAAGGCTACACGGTGACGGTTCGCCAGCTAGACCTGCGACTGAACGGTAACTACCGTGCCGTGTTAAGACGCGTCAAGCTGTCGGAGGACAAGCGTATCATACTCGCCTGCTCGATAGATGCAATGCCCGAGGTGTTGAAGCAAGCGCAGCAGGTGGGCCTGCTAACAGATCACCATCAACTCATTATCACCTCACTCGACCTGCACACAATCGATCTCGAGCCGTATCAGTACAGCGGTACCAACATTACCGGCATACGGTTGATCGatccggaggaggaaaaaatcaAGCAGGTAGCAGAGTTTCTCAACGCGTCACAGATCGCCAAAACGCTGGAGCTGCAGGACGGGCTAAACCCGGCAAAGATGCGTGTCGAAACGGCACTCATGTACGATGCGGTGTTGCTGTTTGCGGAAGCACTTAAGCATTTGATCGGCACCGAACCGGCCCATCCACTCGAACCGATCTCGCTCAGGTGTGATGATTCTACCACGTGGAAGAATGGGTACAGCGTGATCAACTACATGAAAAGTTCCACCATCCATGGATTAACGCGCAGCATCCGGTTTGACCATCAAGGGCACCGGTCGGACTTTCTGCTCGATGTTGTCGAGCTCGGACCGGCCGGACTCGAGAAGGTTGGCGTGTGGAACTCTACCGAGGGACTCAACTTCACGCGCAAGAAGGAGCAAACGCTACTCGCGTTTGATGACGGTACGCTCCAGAATCGTACCTTTCTCGTACTAACAGCTATC TCACCACCGTACGGCATGCTCAAGGACTCTCCCGTGAAGCTTACCGGCAATGAACGTTTCGAGGGTTTCGGTATCGATCTCATCCACGAGCTATCGCTAATGCTCGGCTTCAACTACACCTTCATACTGCAGGAGGATGGTGTGTACGGATCGCTCAACCGAGATACCAAGAAATGGAACGGTATGGTTCTGGAGCTGCTCGAATGG CGAGCCGACCTGGCCATCACCGATCTCACTATCACGTCCGATCGCGAGAGTGCCGTCGACTTCACGATGCCCTTCATGAATCTCGGTATTTCGATCCTGTTCCGGAAGCCGACCAAGGAACCACCGTCACTGTTCTCCTTCATGTCACCGTTCTCGAAGCAGGTGTGGCTGTATCTCGGCGGTGCCTACATGATGGTATCCATGTCGCTCTTCATTCTTGGCCGCATCTCACCGAAGGAGTGGGACAATCCTTACCCGTGCATCGAAGAACCGGAAGAGCTGGAGAACCAGTTTAGCTTCAGCAACTCGATGTGGTTCACGATCGGTGCGCTGCTGCAACAGGGTTCCGAAATTGCACCCAA gGCTCCAGCAACACGTGCCGTCGCCTCGATATGGTGGTTCTTTACACTAATCATGGTATCGTCGTACACCGCCAATCTAGCCGCCTTCCTGACGGTAGAACAGGTCGTCTCGCCGATCAGTAACGCGGAAGATCTGGCAGCTGCCGGTGGCACTATTAAGTACGGCGCAAAGCGAGACGGTAGCACGATCAGCTTCTTCAAGGATGCCGAGTACGGTACGTATGCCAAGATGTACCAGTACATGATGGCCAACCAGGATCTGCTTACCTCGTCCAATCCGGAGGGTTTGCAGCGCGTCAAGACGGAAAACTACGCCTTTCTGATGGAGTCCACCTCGATCGAATATATTGTGGAGCGGGAGTGTGATGTCACGCAAATCGGTGGACTGCTAGACGATAAGGGATATGGCATTGCAATGCGCAAGA ATTCACCGTACCGTAGTGCGCTCAGTGAGGCGGTGCTACGTCTGCAGGAGCAAGGTGTCCTAACCTCACTCAAACGCAAATGGTGGAAGGAGaagcgtggtggtggtgcctgCTCG AACACGATGGAGGAGGGCGGTGCACTTGCGCTCGAGCTCGCAAACGTAGGCGGCGTCTTCGTGCTGCTGATCGTGGGCTGCGTCGCAGCACTGTTCGTCAGCTTCTGCGAGATGCTCTGCGATGTGCATAGCCGTACGCGTGAACTGAAG GTACCGTTCCGTGAGGAACTCATGGCCGAAATGCGCTTCGTTGCCAAATGTCACGGCAACACCAAACCGGTCCGACATCGGAAAAGCTCGTCCGCCTCTGGACAGAACTCACTCGCCTCGGGCATCGATTCGGCGGACCAGTCGGTCACCTCCAGCAAGCAGGACATTTCCGGCCCGGCCGTTGTGCAGGAAGCTTCCGGTGGTGGTCACCAGCGAAAGCAAAACGGTGGAAAGTCGGCACTCAACGGTAACGCTCGGAAGGAAATGTTGAATGACTAG